The Quatrionicoccus australiensis nucleotide sequence GCCGGTCGTGGCCTTCTACGGCCCGAACGGGCAACGCCTGGCCGAGCCGATCATCGGCACGCGCCTGCCGGACTTCTACCAGGGCTATCTCGATGACGCCATCGAGCAATCGCACCAGGCCTTGAAAAAGCCCTGAAAACAGCTTTTCCCGACGCGTCAACCGCTGAACATGACGGACGCAAAAAATACTGTGATTGTTGTTGACAGTGATTCTCATCTGTATAAAATGAGAATTATTCCTGTTTAGAAAACAGTCCAGTTTGCGGAGAACACCATGTATGTCTGTGTCTGCCAGGCCGTAACCGACCGCCAGATTCGCGAAGCCGCCGAGGGTGGCGCGCGAACCTTGAAAGACCTGCGCCGCGATCTCGGCGTGACGCGCGACTGCGGCCGCTGCGCCTCCTGCGCCCGCGAATGCCTGCGTGAAGCACACGCCGGCGAGGACAAACCCGGCAAAACGCTGCGCCTCGCCGCCTGAGTCTGAGAAGGCGCAGGCTCCCGCTGGCTGCGCCAGCGGTCAACCCCGCAAAAAACCTGTTTTTGCCTGCCGAATACCGCCCTGCGACTCAGGCGACGGTAACTCCCGGCTCACCCTCAGCCAGCTCGCCGATCACCGAAACATGGCTGAAGCCCTGCTGCAGGAAAATCGACAGCACTTCGGTCACCGTTTCCGGTGTGCAGGTGACGAGCAGACCGCCCGAAGTCTGCGGATCGGTCAGCAAGGCACGCTCGGCATCGCCCAGATGGGCCGCCAGCTGGACGCCGCCCCCGTAGCTCGTCCAGTTGCGCCCGGACGCGCCGGTGACACTCCCCTGTTGCGCGAACTCCATGGCCTTGGGCAACAAGGGCACATCGGCAAAATTCAGTTCGGCACGCAAGCCACTGCCCTTGCAGACTTCCATCAGGTGCCCGAGCAGGCCGAAGCCGGTGACATCGGTCACCGCGTGCACGCCATCAAGACAGGCCAGCACCGGCCCCGGCGTATTGAGCTGGGTGGTGCTTTCGAGCATGGATTGATATTCGCTCTCGGAAAGGCCGTCCTTTTTCAGCGCCGCGCTGTACACGCCGACCCCGAGCGCCTTGCCGAGGATCAGCTTGTCGCCCGGCCGGGCCGTTGAATTGCGCTTGAGATGCGCCGGATTGACCAGGCCGATGACAACCAGGCCATAAATCGGCTCGACCGAATCGATGGTATGACCGCCGGCAATCGGAATGCCCGCCGCGCGGCAAACCGCCGCCCCGCCTTCGAGAATCCGACCGATCGTTTCTTCCGGCAGCACCTTGACCGGCATGCCGACCAGGGCGAGAGCGAAAAGCGGCGTGCCGCCCATGGCATAGACGTCGGATATCGCGTTGGTCGCGGCAATACGGCCGAAATCATGCGGATCATCGACAATCGGCATGAAGAAATCGGTGGTCGCGACAATCGCCTGCTGGCCGTTGATCTGATAGACCGCGGCATCGTCGCTGGTTTCGGTTCCAACCAGCAGTTGCGACGGGATGATGCCCGGCGTGGTGTTGGCCAGTATCCGTTGCAGCACGTCCGGCGCAATCTTGCAGCCGCAACCGCCACCGTGCGATAGACGGGTAAGTTTGATTTCGGATTCTGGCACGCCTGTTTCTCCCTGACTTCTGTGCTTCAACAACAATTCCAATTACAGCTTCCGGACGCGCGATTACTCGGCG carries:
- a CDS encoding (2Fe-2S)-binding protein, yielding MYVCVCQAVTDRQIREAAEGGARTLKDLRRDLGVTRDCGRCASCARECLREAHAGEDKPGKTLRLAA
- the selD gene encoding selenide, water dikinase SelD, encoding MPESEIKLTRLSHGGGCGCKIAPDVLQRILANTTPGIIPSQLLVGTETSDDAAVYQINGQQAIVATTDFFMPIVDDPHDFGRIAATNAISDVYAMGGTPLFALALVGMPVKVLPEETIGRILEGGAAVCRAAGIPIAGGHTIDSVEPIYGLVVIGLVNPAHLKRNSTARPGDKLILGKALGVGVYSAALKKDGLSESEYQSMLESTTQLNTPGPVLACLDGVHAVTDVTGFGLLGHLMEVCKGSGLRAELNFADVPLLPKAMEFAQQGSVTGASGRNWTSYGGGVQLAAHLGDAERALLTDPQTSGGLLVTCTPETVTEVLSIFLQQGFSHVSVIGELAEGEPGVTVA